Genomic window (Brevibacterium paucivorans):
GCGGACTTCTGCGCACCTTCGAAGGAGTACGAACCGTCCTTGAAGAATTCACTGGACGCAACGTCAAGAGCGAGTGCAATGTCCTTACCTGGTGTGCGACCGGTCGCCTGGATTGCTTCAATGATGAGGTCGAGTGCCTGCGCGTTGGATTCGAGGTTAGGCGCAAACCCACCTTCGTCACCCAGGCCAGTTCCCAGACCCTTGGCCTTGAGAACCTTCTTAAGTGCGTGGTAGACCTCGGCACCCCACTGGAGTGCTTCGCGGAAGGTCGCTGCACCAATAGGCGCGATCATGAATTCCTGGATGTCAACGTTGGAGTCGGCGTGCGCTCCACCGTTGAGGATGTTCATCATGGGTACGGGCATGACGTGTGCGTTGGGGCCACCCAGGTAGCGGAAAAGTGGGAGATCTACGGACCGGGCTGCCGCGTGAGCTGCTGCAAGTGAGGCTCCCAGGATCGCGTTGGCGCCCAATCGTTCTTTGTTTGACGTTCCGTCGAGGTCGATCAGCGTCTGGTCGATAATGCGCTGGTCGTCGGCTTCGATACCTGCAACTGCGTCGTGGATCTCGTCGAGGACAGAGTCAACAGCGGACAGGACACCCTTGCCGTCGTAGCGTTCTGGGTCGTTGTCGCGAAGTTCAACAGATTCCCATTCACCGGTTGATGCACCGGAAGGGACGCATGCGGAACCGATTGCTCCGTCCTCCAGAAGGATCTCAACTTCGACAGTGGGGTTGCCGCGGGAGTCTAGGATTTCACGAGCGTTAGCCGCGATGATCTGTGCCATGGTGTCTCCTTTTACACACGTCGAGAGGCTTCAGTCGTAACTCTAATCTACAAGCAGTTTCTGGCGGAGCAGATCCGGCGTTTTTGTGTTCATTCCACCCGATAAAAGGAACTGCTCCACTCCCCCGAATTCGTCGTCTACTCGCCGCAGCATGTTGTCCATGTAGACGCGTGGAGCTTGGGTTGCGGTCTCTGACAGGTTGGCCACAATGCCCGCGTTTGCGAAGTTTGCACTGATGGCAGCCAAAAATTCTTCGCCCAAGAATTGCTCTGTGGCGTTGTAGTCGGTCACCACATCGTCGCGCGCGACCCCTACGAGTTCGTGGATGAACGCCGTGACCACCCCGGTGCGGTCTTTTCCAGCCGAACAGTGGTACACCAATGGCCCTTGGGCATTGGCAACCAGGTCAATCACGTGCGCGACGTTGAGGGCAAAATGATCGAGCAGAACACCGTACAAGGTCTCCAAGTCACGCTTCTCAAGCACAATCCGGTCTGGTCGTTCACGGTCAGCGGGGTAGAGCCGGTTGCCAAACAGTGGCGCGTGAACGTGGTTGACCTGCAAATCTCCCAGCGCATTGGGCGCGTTAGTGCGTTCCCGCTCTTCACGCAGGTCGATCACCGTGACAATCCCCATCTCCTGCAGACGTGCCCGCGCGTCGTCAGTCAAAGAAGACAGCCCGTCTGAGCGAAACACCTTGCCCTGCGCCACGCGACCAGCGGGCGTGTCCCAGCCCCCAATGTCGCGGAAGTTAAATGTCCCGCCGATCTCAATGCGTGTCGGTTGATGCACGACTACCTCTTTCGTCGATAAGTGCGTCGGTGGCGCGACGCAAAGCTCCTTCGGCGTCAATCCCGTGCGCGTGCGCTTTCTGGACAACTGCTAACAGTTCCTGGCCTATGGCGGTTTCTGTGACATCTTCGTCCGCAGGCTCCGGTGTACCGGGAACGTCCTCGCTACGCCCTGCGCTCAGGTCCACCCGGTCTAAGCGGCCCAGTACCGCTTGCGTCCGGGCGAGCGCCGGCATGCTGGCTGGGATCGACGCGCATGCGTCACGGGCCAAGTTATCACCCTCGTGCGCATCTTCAGTGACATCGTCTTCAGTGGCGTCGTTGCGGGCGTCCCGTTTTTCGTCTGCTTTGATGCGTTCATAGGCCCGTTCGACATCCTCGATGCTGGTAGGGCCGGTGGTCTCAAAAACGTGCGGGTGACGCCGGACCACTTTCGCGCGCAACCTGTCCCCCACCTCGGTGATGGCGCGGGGGCTCACGTAGTTTCCGGTGGGTGGGCACGCCGAGGTGGGTGTCGCGTTGGGCTGGTCGAGCAGTGCCGCGTGGAAAAGGACCTGATATGCCACATCGCCCAGTTCCCCGACTAGTTCCGAGCGGGTCGCGGAGCCGGGGTTTGTGGTGTACTCCTCGATCGCGTCGAGCAGTTCGTACGTCTCTTCTAACAGGTACGGGGCCAGGCTGGCATGCGTGTGCGCGGCCGCCCAGGGGCAGCGAGCACGCAAGTAGGCAACGACCTCGGCCGTTGACAGGGTTTCAGGGTCGACCGGCTCCCACTGCGTCACGACTCCCCCTTTTCGCCGCCGCCACTGTCTGGCTTATCGTCGCCTGCCGTTTCACTGTCCGCCTTTTCGACCGGCAGGATCGCGTTGAGGAACTTCATGCACCACTCCAGCAGGGCCACGTCCGTGACGTCGCTGGCGGCGAATCCCTGTCCCGAGGTGGGTTTGGGTACCAGCACGGAACGCACCGCGGGTTTGATGAGGGACCGCGGGTAGAGGCGTTTGAGTCGTACGACTTGCGAATCGGCGAGTTCCACGGGTCCGAATCGGATGTTGTTTCCTTGCGCAACGATGTCGCTGATTCCGGAGGCGCGTGCGCGGATACGCAGGCGGGCGACATCGGCCAGCACCGCGACTTCTGGCGGGTACGGCCCGTAGCGGTCGGTGAGTTCGGCGAGGACTTCTTGCACAGCAGTCTCATCGGTTGCCGTTGCCAGTTTGCGGTACGCCTCCAAGCGCAACCGTTCCTGCTCGACGTAAGTGGTTGGCAGGTGCGCGTCGATGGGGAGCTCGATCCGCATTTCCGGGAGCTCTTCTTCTGCTTCACCCTTAAAGTTAGCGACCGCTTCACCCACCATGCGCACATACAGGTCGAAGCCCACGCCTTCGACGTGCCCGGACTGTTGGCCGCCCAGCAGGTTCCCGGCACCTCGGATTTCGAGGTCTTTCATCGCCACCTGCATACCCGCGCCCAGTTCGGTGTGGGCGGCAACGGTTTCGAGGCGGTCGTGAGCGGTTTCGGTCAGTTCGATGTCGGACGGGTAGAGGAAGTACGCATATGCGCGCTCCCGGCCACGGCCCACGCGGCCCCTGAGCTGGTGGAGTTGGGACAAGCCCATGCGGTCGGCCCGGTCCACGATCAGCGTGTTGGCGTTCGCAATGTCGATTCCGGTCTCCACGATCGTGGTGCAGACCAACACGTCGTACTGCTTTTCCCAGAAGTCGACAATCACTTTTTCCAACTGCTGTTCGCCCATTTTTCCGTGCGCAACAGCGATGCGAGCTTCCGGAACAAGTTCGGCTATCCGGGTGGCTACCGCATCAATATCTTGGACACGGTTGTGGATGAAGAACACTTGACCTTCGCGCAAAAGTTCACGGCGAATCGCTGCAGTGACCTGCTTTTCCTCATATTTGCCCACGTAGGTGAGCACGGGGTGGCGCTCCTCCGGCGGAGTGGCCAGTGTAGACATTTCACGGATTCCCGTCACAGCCATTTCCAGCGTGCGTGGAATCGGAGTCGCACTCATCGCAAGCACGTCCACATTTGTGCGCATCGCTTTGAGTGTCTCTTTGTGCTCCACCCCAAAGCGCTGCTCTTCGTCAATGATGACAAGGCCCAGGTTTTTAAAACGCACTTCACCGGACAGCAGACGGTGAGTTCCGATCACCACATCGAGCTTGCCGGAATGAATGTCGTCCTTGGTCTGCTGTGACTCCTTTGGAGTCTGGAAACGTGAAAGCTTACCCACTGTGACGGGGAATCCCGCGTACCGTTCCCTAAACGTCTCAAAGTGCTGTTGAACCAACAAAGTGGTGGGAACCAGCACCGCCACCTGCTTGCCGTCCTGAACTGCCTTGAAAGCGGCCCGGACTGCCACCTCGGTCTTTCCATAACCCACATCACCGCAGATCAGACGGTCCATGGGGAGAGGCTTCTCCATGTCCTCTTTCACCTCGTCGATCGTTGTGAGCTGGTCAGTGGTTTCGACGTACCGGAACGCGTCCTCCAGCTCCCGCTGCCACGGCGTATCCGGTGAGAACTGGAAGCCTTGCGAAGCCATGCGCGCCGAGTACAGTCGCACCAGCTCGCCCGCGATCTCCTTGACCGCTTTGCGAGCGCGCTGTTTGGTCTTCGCCCAGTCGGCCCCGCCCATCTTGTTGACGGATGGGCTCTCGCCACCCACATAGCGGGTGACCTGATCGAGCGAGTCGGACGGCACAAACAAACGGTCGCCCGGGTGGCCACGTTTGGACGGCGCGTATTCGATCACTAAGTATTCGCGGGTCAGCGAGTCCTTACCCTTGCGTGTGGTGCGCTGAACCAGCTCCACGAAGCGCCCCACTCCGTGCTGTTCGTGAACCACATAGTCGCCTGGCTTCAGGTCAAGCGGGTCCACCTGCCCACGGCGACGCCTGCGCGGAAGGGACTTACGCCCTTGGCGACTGTTCTGCACGGAACGGCCCAACACCTCGGACTCGGTGAGAACGGCAAGTTTCGCGGTCTCACTCACGAATCCCGCGTACGTGGCGGCCGTGGTCACGGTGACGGTGGCCGCCGGCGCGGGAGCCTCGATCACCGGTTCAAAGTGCGCTGGGATGTCCGCACTCGAGAACACCTCGACAAGCCGTTCGCCCGAGCCTTTACCTTCCGTGAGTACGTACACGTTCCACTCGTGCGAAACGTGGTCACGCACGTCGGTGAGCACCGCTTCAACGTCGCCTGCGTAACCGCGCGGTTCGCGGGCGTCGATCGTGACGTGGTTGTCCGTGACCTCCACCAGCTCTTCATCGCGGGCGAACCCGCCCACTTCCCACCATGGAAGGCTGAGTTGGTCTGCGGCCGTGCGGGTCTCCTCCAAAGTGCGGAAGCTCGCCGGGGACAGGTCAATGGGGGCCTTTCCTCCCGAGGTGGCAGAGGTCCACGCGGCCGCCAAGAACTCGTCTGTTGTCGCCACGAGGTCCGCTGCCCGTGTTTCGACCCTTTCGGGGGAAAGCACCACAATGCGGGTGGTGCTGGGAAGGCGGGCGAGCAGTGGTTCCATGCCGTCGGCCAGCACGGGGGCCAGCGACTCCATCCCGTCCACGGCAACACCGTCAGCGATTTTGGTGAGCATGTCGGCCGCGGCAGGGATCTGCTCAACCAGGGCCGCGGCCCGTTCGCGCACCTTCGATGACAAGAGAACCTCGCGGCACGGAGGCGCCCACACGTGGGGCACCTCGGCACCTTCTTCAGCCTCGATCGAACGCTGATCGGCAACCGAGAACCGCCGGATCTCTTCTACCTCATCGCCGAAGAACTCGACGCGCAGTGCCGAATCTTCGGTGGGCGGAAAGATGTCGATAATGCCGCCTCGGACGGCGAACTCTCCCCTTCGCGACACCATGTCGACGCGCGAATACGCCAAATGTGACAAGCGTTCAGCGAGTTCTGTCAGATCGTGTTCGTCACCCACTTTGATGGTGACGGGTTCCAGGTCACCCAGCCCTTTCACGATCGGCTGTAAGAGCGCGCGAACCGTGGTGACGACGACGGACAGTGGACGTTCGCCGGGGTGGCTGAGCGCGCGCAACACGGACAGGCGCTTACCCACTGTGTCCGACCGGGGCGAAAGGCGTTCATGTGGCAGGGTTTCCCAGCTGGGGAAGAACGCAACAGATGAGGGAGCCAGGTGGTCGGCGAGAGCTTCGGTAAGTTCTTCGGCTTCCCGCCCTGTCGATGTCACGGCCACTACAGGAGCGGTCGCGCTTGCTTGAGCGATGAGGAACGGCCACAGGCCCTTCACCACATCGATGGACCCTCCTGGATCTGTTTTGAGGGCATCGACGGCTTGGGTGAAGCCGGGGAGTTCGGACACGCTTGCAGAGATTCCCGTCAAAGACACGCCGTCAGTCTACCTGTGAAACACTTGTTACATGAGCCAGTCGCACAAATCAGGTGACGAAGACAGTTTGGGTGCAATCGGGGTCGATGTTGCGAAACGCTTAGCGTCTCCCCTCATCATGCTCGCGGTCATGTGGCTGATCCGCATTTCTGACTTTGTGATTCCCATCCGGTTCAACGGCGCAGGACTACGGTCGTGGGACTTTTCGCACTGGTATGGGATTTTCACCATGCCGTTCTTGCACTCGTCGTGGCCTCACTTGTTGGCGAACTCGCTTCCGTTCCTGGTGTTAGGCGGGCTGGTCGTTGCCGACGGGGTTGCGCGTTTCTGGGCCGTGACAGGGATTGTCATGGTCACAAGCGCTGTTGGCACGTTTTTTCTCAACGAACCGGGTACCGTCACGGTTGGGGCCTCTGGTTTGGTGTTCGGCTATTTTGGGTACCTTGCTGTCGCCGCGTTCTTCGCACGCACGTGGTCAGGACGCATTACGCGCGGAATCATTTCCCTGGTTGTTATTGGGGTGTATGGCAGCGCCATGCTGTTTGGCGTTCTCCCCCGGTTGGGCCACATTTCTTGGCAAGCGCACCTCTTTGGGCTCATTGGCGGAGTGTGCGCAGCCTGGGTCATCCTCAAGTGGGCCGGGAACAGGAAGTCGCAACGACCTCGGGCCGGCTCCACTGGAGCGACCGGCGGGACAACAGCTGGCACCGGGGACCCGGAACTTGACGCCATCCTCCGGAACCTGGACTAGCTCTGACGCGAGTGGTACCGCTGCTGGGCTTCCGTGAGCCCTTTAAGCACCAAGTCTTCAACGGCGTCGGCACAGTCGGAGACAAAAATGGGCAGGTTTTTGCGTTCCGTACTTGAGAAGTTCTGCAACACGAAGTCTGCCGTGTCCATGCGTCCGGGCGGTCGGCCCACTCCGGCGCGCACCCGCAAGTAGTCGCGGGTACCCAGGTGCTTGCTCATCGACCGAAGGCCATTGTGCCCGCCTTCTCCCCCACCCAGTTTGAGCTTGATCGAGTCAAACGGCAGGTCCACATCGTCGTGAATAGCGATCACGTGGTCAGGGTCAATCGAATAGAAGTCAGCCAGCTGGCGCACGGGAAGCCCGGATTCGTTCATGTAGGTTGCGGACTTCATCAGGACGGACTTGGTACCCACAACCCCGCCGAGGTCGGCCACACTTGCCGCGACGGCTCGAGTTTTCGTGGACCCCAGTGTGGCCCCGCACCTGCGTACGAGTTCGTCTAGCACCATGTGTCCGATGTTGTGCCGGGTACCCGCGTAACGTGGACCCGGATTACCCAGACCAATAATCAGGTATCGCATGCCGTCCTTCGATGTAAAAAAGTGGGGTGCGCACTATGCACACCCCACTCAGTTTACGGCGATTACTCGTCGTCAGATGATTCTTTAGCAGCTTCGTCGGAAGGCTCAGCACCGGTTGATGCTGCAACTTCTTCGTCGACTGCTTCGGATTCGAGCTCAGATTCGAGTTCAGCTTCGGTCATTTCAGCTGCGACGTGGATGAGCATCATGTCTTCGTCGTCAACCAGTTCGACGCCTTCTGGCAGTTTCACATCCTTTGCAAGGAGGTGGTCACCAACTTCGCGTCCTTCGATGGAGAGTTCGAAGTGTTCGGGAATCTGGGTGGCGTCTGCCATAACACGCAGAGTCTGGGTTTCAACCGAAACAAGGGTTCCAGGAGCAGCGTCGCCAACTGGCGAAACTGGAATGTCAACCTCAATCTTTTCACCGCGCTTCACGATGATGAAGTCAACGTGGATGATGTCGCGGCGAACCGGGTGGCGCTGGATGTCACGAGCAACTGCGAGGCTCTTGAGCTTGCCATCAGCAGTCGAGATCTCGACCAGCGAGTTTGGGTTCTTCATCGCCATCATAATGGCGTGGCCGTCAAATGAGAGGTGAGCAGGTTCGGATCCGTGACCGTAGAGCACTGCAGGAACACGTCCAGCGGCACGGGTACGGCGGGCATATCCCTTACCGTAGTTCTCACGGAGTTCGGCTTCGAGCTTAATGTCAGCCATGATGTCCTTTCGTGTGGTTTATCCAAACCACGGCGACAGTTTTCGCGGTCAGATAACACCTTCACGAATAACCGCGTCGATAACGGAGAAGTCTTTCCTCCCTCGCCGAGGCGAGAAACATTCTATACGGTGACGCTCATTAAGCGCAAAAGCAGGCGCACGCGTCAATCGACGCGTGCGCGCAGACTTGTTTGGTGGATTTCGTTAAATGTTGAAGAGGCTCGTAACCGAACCGTCCTCGAATACTTCGTGAACTGCTCGTCCCAAGAGCGGAGCGATCGACAGAACGGTGAGCTTGTCGAAGATCTTTTCTTCGCTCAGCGGAAGCGTGTTTGTCACGATCACTTCGTTAGCAACCGAGTTCTTCAACCGCTCTACTGCAGGCCCGGAGAACACCGGGTGCGTTGCCACAATGACAACTCCGGTTGCACCGTCAGCCATACACGCCTCGGCGGCCTGCACAATGGTGCCACCCGTGTCGATCATGTCATCAACGAGAACGCACATGCGCCCCTTGACGTCACCCACCACGCGGTTGGCTTTGGTCTGGTTTGGACGGTCAATGTCGCGAGTCTTGTGGATAAATGCCAGTGGGCAACCACCCAAAGCAGCCGACCAGTTCTCAGCGACCTTGATGCGTCCCGCGTCTGGGGAGACAACCGCGAGTGGTTGCTCATAGTTGCTCTTGACGTAGTCAGACAGGATCGGCAGGGCGACCAAGTGGTCCACGGGACCGTCGAAGAAGCCCTGGATCTGTGCGGTGTGGAGATCCACGGTGATGATGCGGTCGGCGCCTGCAGTGCGGTACAAGTCAGCGACGAGGCGGGCGGAAATAGGTTCACGTCCGCGGTGCTTCTTGTCCTGGCGAGCGTATGGGAAGAATGGGGCGATAACAGTGATGCGCTTGGCCGATGCACGCTTCAGTGCGTCAACCATAATGAGCTGTTCCATCAACCATTCGTTGATGGGTGCGCAGTGGCTTTGCAGAACAAATGCGTCACATCCGCGTACAGACTCAGAAAAGCGAACATAGATTTCGCCGTTCGCAAAGTTGTACACATCAGCTGGAAGAAGCTCAGTACCCAGATTTTCTGCGACTTGCTGGGCTAGCTCTTCGTGTGCACGCCCAGAAACGAGAACAAGTTTCTTTTCGCCTGCGGCGGTAATCGAGTTCACTGTTCGTCCGTCTCCTTGTTGGCAGAAGCAGCGTCGGCAGCGGGGGTTCCTGGTCGGTTCTTAACCACCCACTCTTCAATATTACGCTGAGGCGCAACGGTTATGGCCAGTGCACCTGCAGGAACATCCTTTCGAATGACCGTACCGGCTCCGGAGTATGCTCCGTCGCCCACGGTCACAGGTGCGACGAACATGGTGTCGGAGCCTGTGCGCACGTTGTCGCCCACTACAGTGCGGTGCTTGTTCACACCGTCATAGTTGACGAAAACGCTCGATGCACCGATGTTGGAGTTCTTACCGATCGTCGCGTCACCCACATACGTGAGGTGCGGAACCTTCGAACCAGATCCGATCTGTGCGTTCTTCGTTTCGACAAACGTGCCGATCTTGCCGTTTTCACCCAAGTCCGTTCCGGGACGCAGATATGCAAACGGACCTACCGTTGCACCTGCTCGCACCACGGCGAGTTGAGCGTGAGTCCGGATGACCTGCGCGCCTTCTCCCACCTCGGTGTCTGACAGGGTGGTGTCCGGGCCAATCACAGCTCCGGTAGCGATATCGCACGCTCCGTGAAGCTGAACGCCCGGAAGGATGGTGACGTCAGGGTTCAGGGTCACATCCGAGTCGATCCACGTGGTGTCAGGATCCACGACCGTAACGCCGGCACGCATCCACTTCTCGACGTTGCGTCGGTTGAGCTCTTTTCCAAGTGCTGCAAGCTGGACCCGGTCATTTGCACCTTCGACCTGCCACACGTCGTCAGTGGCCAAAGCAGCAACAGCCGACCCCTGCGAGCGGGCAATACCGATCACGTCCGTGAGGTACTTTTCGCCCTGTGCGTTGTCGGTTCCAACCGAAGCCAAAGATGAACGCAACACTCCGGCGTCAAAAGCGTAGATGCCCGAGTTGATCTCGGTGATTGCGCGCTCTTGTTCCGTGGCGTCCTTTTCTTCCACGATCTTCTCGAGTGTCCCGGTCGCGTCGCGCACGATCCGGCCGTAACCCCGAGGTTGTTCCACGTGAGCGGACAAAACCGTAGCCGCGTTGGAGTGTTCTTCGTGGAAAGCCACCAAGTCGTTAATGGTGTCCGCTTCCAACAGAGGGACATCGCCGTAGGTCACTACGACGGTTCCAGTGAGGTCTTGTGGAAGTTGGGTGAGCGCACACTCAACGGCGCGCCCGGTACCCGGAACGTCATCTTGATCTGCCACCAGCACCGCGCATTCACGTGCCTGGGCGATCTGTGAAACGTGTTCACCCACTCGGTCACGCTCGTGGCGCAAAACGACGACCAGGTGATCGGGGTTGACACCCGCAGCCGCATCGACTGCGTGGTGCAACAGTGATCGACCACCAATAGGGTGCATCACTTTGGGCGTGGAGGACTTCATACGGGTTCCCGCTCCAGCGGCGAGAACGATTACGGCAGCTGGCGACTGCTGCGTCATGTGCACTCCTTGAACTAGCGGCGCTAGCTCCGCCCCTAGGATTCGAACCTAGACTGCACGGCTCCAAAGGCCGGCGTGCTGCCATTACACCAGGGCGGATTGTTCATACGATGAACAGGCTTTTCTATCTTGCCATTAAGATGGGAAACATGGAAATTCTGCGCAACATTCTACTTATTTTGCACCTGGTCGGAATGGCCATCATCGTTGGTGGCTACTTTACATACATGCGTTCACCACGCGTGGTAGCGGGCATGTTGCACGCTTCTTTCCTGCAGGTGGTGACAGGTGTAGCTCTGGTAGGCGTAGCTGAAGCGATGGGCGGCGCTAACCACATGAAGATCGGCATCAAACTGGTCCTTGCGAGCTTGGTGACCGTGTTTGCGCTCATTGGTAACCGCAAACAGAAAGCTCACGATCAGGCCGACGGCCCTCAGCCGTCCGCCACGATGGCTCACCTAACAGGAGTGTTTGCGATCCTCGCAGTCATCATTGCAGTGGTTCTGTAACACCCTGTACTTTAACGAGCGACACCCGAGTGGTGTCGCTCGTTTGTGTATCAGCCTCCCGTCGCTTAAAAGTGAAACATCATGAACTTTGACTTCCTTGATTCGCAATCAGCCTCAGAACCCGAAAACCCGGTAGCCAACACCGCACCCGGGCAGGAAGAACTTCTCGAAAACCTCAACCCTCAACAGCGCCAGGCAGTGACGCATTCAGGCTCGGCGCTCTTGATCGTCGCAGGTGCCGGATCAGGGAAAACCACTGTCCTCACGCGACGGATCGCACACATCTTGGCCACAGGGCAAGCACATCCAGGGCAGATCCTTGCGATCACGTTTACCAACAAGGCCGCTCGCGAGATGCTGGAGCGTGTCACATCGCTTGTGGGCGATCGTGCGCGTGGCATGTGGATCTCCACGTTCCACTCTGCATGTGTGCGAATCCTTCGACGCGAGGCGCGCGACCGCACATCCAATTTCTCCATTTATGACGCGCAAGATTCTTTGCGACTCATCACACAGGTGACGAAAGAACTCGACCTCGACCCCAAGAAGTTTACGCCCAAGACCCTTCGGAATCGCATTTCGAACCTCAAGAACGAATGCATAACCGCAGCAGACTTCGAGGTCAAAGCGCAGGAAAACAACCCGCTGGAACAAGCGACTGCGCGGGTATACAGCCGGTATCAAGAACGCTTGGCTGTCGCGAACGCCTACGATTTCGACGACCTCATTATGGAGACCGTGAGGTTGCTGACGAACAACCCCGAAATCGCACGGAACTACAGGGCGCGGTTCACCCACATTTTCGTCGACGAGTACCAGGACACGAACCCGGCACAGTACGCGCTGATCCGGGTACTCGCCGGGGCGGACCTCCCTGAGCCCACCGGCCAGCTCACGGTGGTAGGCGACGCGGACCAGTCCATTTATGCGTTCCGCGGAGCCACTGTGCGCAATATCGTCGAATTCGAAAAAGACTTCCCACACGCACAGACGATTGTTCTGGAGCAGAACTACCGGTCCACGCAGAACATTCTTTCGGCCGCTAACGCCGTCATTCGGAATAACGACGACCGTCGCGACAAAAACCTGTGGACCGACCAAGGCAGTGGCGAAAAAGTAGTGGGGTGGGTCGCGTCAACCGAGCATGCAGAAGCTCAGTTCGTCGTTGACAGGATCGACGAACTCATGGACGAAACCGATCTCACCTACGGTGACTTCGCTGTCTTCTACCGCACGAACGCTCAGTCGCGAGCTATTGAAGATGCCCTGGTGAGAGCGGGACTCCCATACAAGGTTGTGGGTGGTACACGGTTCTACGAGCGCAAAGAAATCAAGGACGTCTTGGCCTACGCTCACGTTTTGTCGAACCCGTCGGATGACGTGAATCTGCGTCGCATTCTCAACGTGCCCAAACGCGGCATCGGAGATCGTGGCGAAGCCCTCGTCGCGGCACTCGCGAACCGCGAACGCATCAGCTTTTATGAAGCGCTCAAACGGGCAGAAGAAGCGCCGGGGATGACCAATCGCACCCTGGGCCCACTCCGGGCGTTCACACAGCTCCTCAACGACCTACTCGAGGCGTGCCACGGTGCACAACCATCCCGCGTACTTGAAGCGATCATGGAACAGACGGGCTATTTGGATGAACTCAACCGCAGTACGGACCCACAGGACGAGTCGCGCGTGGACAACCTCGCGGAATTGGTTGCAGTCGCTGAGGACTTCCAGCACTCGCAGCCGGAAGCAACCCTTGACGACTTCCTCGAACGTGTCTCGCTCACCGCTGACGCCGACTCTGTCCCCGATTCACAAGCCGGCGAAATCACGCTCATGACTCTGCACACGGCCAAGGGGCTGGAGTTCCCCGTCGTGTTCCTCACCGGTTTGGAAGACGGCACGTTCCCCCACCAGCGCTCGTTTACGAACGCCACGGAACTGGCAGAAGAGCGGCGTCTGGCCTACGTGGGTCTCACGCGCGCCATGCAGCGCCTGTTTGTGTCCAGGTCAGAAACCCGGTCGATGTGGGGG
Coding sequences:
- a CDS encoding tyrosine-protein phosphatase is translated as MHQPTRIEIGGTFNFRDIGGWDTPAGRVAQGKVFRSDGLSSLTDDARARLQEMGIVTVIDLREERERTNAPNALGDLQVNHVHAPLFGNRLYPADRERPDRIVLEKRDLETLYGVLLDHFALNVAHVIDLVANAQGPLVYHCSAGKDRTGVVTAFIHELVGVARDDVVTDYNATEQFLGEEFLAAISANFANAGIVANLSETATQAPRVYMDNMLRRVDDEFGGVEQFLLSGGMNTKTPDLLRQKLLVD
- a CDS encoding MazG nucleotide pyrophosphohydrolase domain-containing protein, with the protein product MTQWEPVDPETLSTAEVVAYLRARCPWAAAHTHASLAPYLLEETYELLDAIEEYTTNPGSATRSELVGELGDVAYQVLFHAALLDQPNATPTSACPPTGNYVSPRAITEVGDRLRAKVVRRHPHVFETTGPTSIEDVERAYERIKADEKRDARNDATEDDVTEDAHEGDNLARDACASIPASMPALARTQAVLGRLDRVDLSAGRSEDVPGTPEPADEDVTETAIGQELLAVVQKAHAHGIDAEGALRRATDALIDERGSRASTDTH
- the pth gene encoding aminoacyl-tRNA hydrolase, which codes for MRYLIIGLGNPGPRYAGTRHNIGHMVLDELVRRCGATLGSTKTRAVAASVADLGGVVGTKSVLMKSATYMNESGLPVRQLADFYSIDPDHVIAIHDDVDLPFDSIKLKLGGGEGGHNGLRSMSKHLGTRDYLRVRAGVGRPPGRMDTADFVLQNFSSTERKNLPIFVSDCADAVEDLVLKGLTEAQQRYHSRQS
- the mfd gene encoding transcription-repair coupling factor codes for the protein MSLTGISASVSELPGFTQAVDALKTDPGGSIDVVKGLWPFLIAQASATAPVVAVTSTGREAEELTEALADHLAPSSVAFFPSWETLPHERLSPRSDTVGKRLSVLRALSHPGERPLSVVVTTVRALLQPIVKGLGDLEPVTIKVGDEHDLTELAERLSHLAYSRVDMVSRRGEFAVRGGIIDIFPPTEDSALRVEFFGDEVEEIRRFSVADQRSIEAEEGAEVPHVWAPPCREVLLSSKVRERAAALVEQIPAAADMLTKIADGVAVDGMESLAPVLADGMEPLLARLPSTTRIVVLSPERVETRAADLVATTDEFLAAAWTSATSGGKAPIDLSPASFRTLEETRTAADQLSLPWWEVGGFARDEELVEVTDNHVTIDAREPRGYAGDVEAVLTDVRDHVSHEWNVYVLTEGKGSGERLVEVFSSADIPAHFEPVIEAPAPAATVTVTTAATYAGFVSETAKLAVLTESEVLGRSVQNSRQGRKSLPRRRRRGQVDPLDLKPGDYVVHEQHGVGRFVELVQRTTRKGKDSLTREYLVIEYAPSKRGHPGDRLFVPSDSLDQVTRYVGGESPSVNKMGGADWAKTKQRARKAVKEIAGELVRLYSARMASQGFQFSPDTPWQRELEDAFRYVETTDQLTTIDEVKEDMEKPLPMDRLICGDVGYGKTEVAVRAAFKAVQDGKQVAVLVPTTLLVQQHFETFRERYAGFPVTVGKLSRFQTPKESQQTKDDIHSGKLDVVIGTHRLLSGEVRFKNLGLVIIDEEQRFGVEHKETLKAMRTNVDVLAMSATPIPRTLEMAVTGIREMSTLATPPEERHPVLTYVGKYEEKQVTAAIRRELLREGQVFFIHNRVQDIDAVATRIAELVPEARIAVAHGKMGEQQLEKVIVDFWEKQYDVLVCTTIVETGIDIANANTLIVDRADRMGLSQLHQLRGRVGRGRERAYAYFLYPSDIELTETAHDRLETVAAHTELGAGMQVAMKDLEIRGAGNLLGGQQSGHVEGVGFDLYVRMVGEAVANFKGEAEEELPEMRIELPIDAHLPTTYVEQERLRLEAYRKLATATDETAVQEVLAELTDRYGPYPPEVAVLADVARLRIRARASGISDIVAQGNNIRFGPVELADSQVVRLKRLYPRSLIKPAVRSVLVPKPTSGQGFAASDVTDVALLEWCMKFLNAILPVEKADSETAGDDKPDSGGGEKGES
- a CDS encoding rhomboid family intramembrane serine protease, producing the protein MSQSHKSGDEDSLGAIGVDVAKRLASPLIMLAVMWLIRISDFVIPIRFNGAGLRSWDFSHWYGIFTMPFLHSSWPHLLANSLPFLVLGGLVVADGVARFWAVTGIVMVTSAVGTFFLNEPGTVTVGASGLVFGYFGYLAVAAFFARTWSGRITRGIISLVVIGVYGSAMLFGVLPRLGHISWQAHLFGLIGGVCAAWVILKWAGNRKSQRPRAGSTGATGGTTAGTGDPELDAILRNLD
- the eno gene encoding phosphopyruvate hydratase: MAQIIAANAREILDSRGNPTVEVEILLEDGAIGSACVPSGASTGEWESVELRDNDPERYDGKGVLSAVDSVLDEIHDAVAGIEADDQRIIDQTLIDLDGTSNKERLGANAILGASLAAAHAAARSVDLPLFRYLGGPNAHVMPVPMMNILNGGAHADSNVDIQEFMIAPIGAATFREALQWGAEVYHALKKVLKAKGLGTGLGDEGGFAPNLESNAQALDLIIEAIQATGRTPGKDIALALDVASSEFFKDGSYSFEGAQKSAEEMTAYYTELVEKYPLVSIEDPLDENDWDGYVHLTETLGDRVQLVGDDLFVTNPERLQTGIEKGAANSLLVKVNQIGTLTETLEAIALAHTNGYTTMVSHRSGETEDTTIADLAVATNAGQIKTGAPARSERVAKYNRLLVIEEFLGDAARYAGASAFPRFNA